The Chloroflexota bacterium genome window below encodes:
- the glgX gene encoding glycogen debranching protein GlgX: protein MTADLGAPLGATPAEDGTTFRLWSEHGEAVELCIFEADGAERRVPLARGPDQLWAVHVTGVGEGQRYGYRVHGPFDLEEGHRFNPAKLLLDPYARRLEGPISLREEHFSHRDGEGDDDRGPDQRDSAPFSPKTIVERAMPAIDEAERPRTPMLESVIYELHVKSFTRRHPEIPEGLRGTYAGLAHPAAVAHLHTLGVTAVELLPVQQQLTPRFVLERGQIDYWGYNTVAFLAPDPRLAATSDPRAELRETIQTLHAEGIEVLLDVVYNHTGEGDELGPTVAFRGIDNAAYYRLDPADASKYRNDSGTGNTLDATHPAVVRLVLDSLHTFASEYGADGFRFDLATVLGRTPAGFSADAPLFAAIQADVRLAGLKLIAEPWDLGVLGYRLGEFPAGWSEWNGQYRDAVRRFWAGMEHLPGDLALRIGGSPDLFPMEARGPAASVNFVTSHDGFTLRDLVSYAEKHNEANGEDNEDGETTNDSLNFGVEGDADDEGILALRERQRRALLATLLCSRGAAMLLSGDELGRTQRGNNNAYSQDNEVSWLDWRPATRDAALLPFVRSLVAVRQAHPLLRHGAASVVGTMPLTLLITSDGPQEGPDAALLLALNPTDAPSVVHLPAEEPGGWIRYLDSADPEPTPPAGRPLRPEPATLALPGRSVILLGRSPKP from the coding sequence GTGACGGCCGACCTCGGCGCTCCGCTCGGCGCCACGCCAGCGGAGGACGGCACAACCTTTCGCCTGTGGAGCGAGCACGGCGAGGCGGTAGAGCTCTGCATCTTCGAAGCCGATGGTGCGGAGCGGCGCGTCCCCCTGGCACGCGGCCCGGACCAGCTGTGGGCAGTCCACGTCACGGGGGTGGGCGAGGGCCAGCGCTACGGCTACCGGGTGCACGGACCGTTCGATCTGGAGGAGGGCCATCGCTTCAACCCGGCCAAGCTGCTGCTGGACCCGTACGCGCGCCGGCTGGAGGGGCCGATCTCCCTCCGCGAGGAGCATTTCAGCCATCGCGATGGCGAGGGGGACGACGACCGGGGACCTGATCAGCGCGACTCGGCGCCGTTCAGCCCGAAGACCATCGTCGAGCGTGCGATGCCGGCCATCGACGAGGCCGAGCGGCCACGCACCCCGATGCTCGAATCGGTGATCTACGAGCTCCACGTCAAGAGCTTCACGCGTCGCCACCCGGAGATCCCCGAAGGACTGCGCGGTACGTATGCCGGTCTGGCTCATCCCGCGGCGGTCGCGCACCTGCACACACTCGGCGTCACTGCGGTCGAGCTGCTGCCGGTGCAGCAGCAGCTGACTCCGCGATTCGTTCTCGAACGCGGCCAGATCGACTACTGGGGCTATAACACGGTCGCCTTCCTGGCTCCCGATCCGCGACTGGCGGCCACCTCCGATCCGCGGGCGGAGCTGCGCGAGACGATCCAAACGCTCCATGCGGAGGGGATCGAGGTCCTGCTTGACGTGGTCTACAACCACACCGGTGAGGGCGACGAGCTCGGCCCGACGGTCGCCTTCCGCGGCATCGACAACGCCGCCTACTATCGCCTCGACCCGGCTGACGCGAGCAAGTATCGGAATGATTCGGGCACGGGCAACACGCTCGACGCGACGCATCCGGCCGTGGTGCGCCTGGTCCTCGACAGCCTCCACACCTTCGCCTCCGAGTACGGTGCCGATGGCTTCCGCTTCGACCTGGCGACCGTGCTGGGCCGCACGCCGGCGGGGTTCTCGGCCGACGCCCCGCTCTTCGCCGCGATTCAGGCCGACGTGCGCCTCGCCGGCCTCAAGCTGATCGCCGAGCCGTGGGACCTGGGCGTGCTCGGCTACCGGCTGGGGGAGTTTCCCGCGGGCTGGAGCGAGTGGAACGGGCAATACCGCGACGCGGTCCGGCGCTTCTGGGCCGGCATGGAGCATCTCCCGGGGGACCTGGCCCTCCGCATCGGCGGCTCGCCCGACCTCTTCCCGATGGAGGCCCGCGGGCCGGCGGCATCGGTCAACTTCGTGACCTCGCACGACGGCTTCACGCTGCGCGACCTGGTGAGCTACGCCGAGAAGCACAACGAGGCGAACGGCGAGGACAACGAGGATGGCGAGACGACGAACGACTCGCTGAACTTTGGCGTCGAGGGCGACGCGGATGACGAGGGGATCCTGGCCCTGCGCGAGCGCCAGCGGCGCGCCCTGCTGGCGACGCTGCTCTGCTCCCGCGGCGCCGCAATGCTCCTCTCCGGCGACGAGCTGGGCCGCACGCAGCGCGGCAACAACAACGCCTACAGCCAGGACAACGAGGTCAGCTGGCTCGACTGGAGGCCGGCCACCCGTGACGCGGCATTGCTTCCGTTCGTGCGGTCGCTGGTCGCAGTTCGCCAGGCGCACCCCCTCCTCCGGCATGGCGCTGCCTCCGTGGTGGGCACCATGCCGCTGACCCTGCTGATCACGTCCGACGGCCCACAGGAGGGGCCTGATGCTGCGCTCCTGCTTGCCCTGAACCCGACCGATGCACCCTCCGTCGTCCACCTGCCGGCCGAGGAGCCGGGCGGCTGGATCAGGTATCTCGACTCCGCCGATCCGGAGCCGACGCCCCCCGCGGGGCGTCCGCTGCGCCCGGAGCCTGCCACGCTCGCACTTCCCGGTCGCAGTGTCATCCTGCTGGGACGCTCGCCCAAGCCCTAA
- a CDS encoding Ig-like domain-containing protein, with the protein MPNRVKVALIASLTIISSLMAAAPMGAAVTPQKVVIIVGPTGAQTDNYRSKGDAIAAVAVAAGATAVKVYSPNATWANVKAAVNGANIVVYLGHGNGFPNPYGSTELTDRHNGWGLNRTTTNGDGDNWGSTMVYCGEKVLRGMLTSSDDSARLTYCGGTANDGITPAPNWVMIFSNACYAPGASEGWDTPATESVAFQRVRNYSYPGLSIGGGAYFATDMQSGAPQLVDTILRNPGMAFGAIAENANGYDLYRQRHFAHPDLAGTRIWIQNSGDATSGDYFLAYAGKPALTPSGTTVAYTEPVPPAVPTLAARNPGVNATGVATTVQPYVRFDRVVTGVSTSTFLLKRTGSGSLAGTVTSAGDGMQYTFHPSAPLVPLATYTVTLSTAIKSSEGVALAPTTWNFSVGGTLTFKQGTHTGYQFSSTGVMTAVKSYTLGKDSSAYTTKRQSISNQSGTWFYVSSGVWAGYWMRQSSVLYLTSAPIATVSMPNATYSPTVLLTFLKGTHTGYRFSSGVMTAQKSYTLGWNSSAYTSRRQTVSNQAGTWYYVSSGVWAGYWLRASDVVYLKP; encoded by the coding sequence TTGCCGAACCGCGTCAAGGTCGCGCTCATCGCCTCGCTGACCATCATCTCGTCGCTGATGGCAGCTGCGCCCATGGGCGCCGCGGTGACGCCGCAGAAGGTCGTCATCATCGTCGGTCCCACCGGGGCACAGACCGATAACTACCGCTCCAAGGGCGACGCCATCGCCGCCGTTGCGGTGGCCGCTGGTGCGACTGCAGTCAAGGTCTACTCGCCCAACGCGACCTGGGCCAACGTCAAGGCAGCGGTCAATGGGGCGAACATCGTCGTCTATCTGGGCCACGGCAACGGCTTCCCGAACCCGTACGGCAGCACCGAGCTCACCGACCGACACAACGGCTGGGGCCTCAACCGGACGACTACCAATGGCGATGGCGACAACTGGGGCAGCACGATGGTCTACTGCGGCGAGAAGGTTCTCCGCGGGATGCTGACCTCGTCCGACGATTCTGCCCGGCTGACCTATTGCGGCGGCACCGCCAATGACGGCATCACCCCCGCGCCCAACTGGGTGATGATCTTTTCCAATGCCTGCTATGCCCCTGGGGCGAGCGAGGGTTGGGACACGCCGGCCACTGAGTCGGTAGCGTTTCAGCGCGTCCGAAATTACAGCTACCCCGGACTCTCCATCGGCGGCGGGGCCTACTTCGCGACCGACATGCAGAGCGGCGCCCCGCAGCTGGTCGACACCATCCTGCGCAACCCGGGGATGGCCTTCGGTGCAATCGCCGAGAACGCCAACGGGTACGACCTGTACCGCCAGCGGCACTTCGCCCATCCCGATCTTGCGGGCACGCGGATCTGGATCCAGAACAGCGGCGACGCGACGAGCGGCGACTACTTCCTCGCCTACGCCGGCAAGCCCGCGCTCACCCCGTCCGGCACGACCGTCGCGTACACCGAACCGGTGCCGCCCGCCGTGCCGACATTGGCCGCCCGCAACCCCGGAGTGAATGCCACCGGAGTGGCGACCACCGTCCAGCCCTATGTCCGCTTCGACCGGGTCGTGACCGGCGTCAGCACCAGCACCTTCCTCCTGAAGCGGACCGGCAGCGGGAGCCTGGCCGGCACGGTCACCAGTGCGGGTGATGGGATGCAGTACACCTTCCACCCATCCGCGCCGCTGGTCCCGTTGGCGACTTACACCGTTACCCTCAGCACGGCCATCAAGAGCAGCGAGGGGGTGGCGCTGGCGCCCACCACGTGGAACTTCAGTGTGGGGGGAACGCTCACCTTCAAGCAGGGCACCCATACCGGCTACCAGTTCAGCAGCACCGGGGTCATGACCGCGGTCAAGAGCTACACCCTGGGCAAGGACTCGAGCGCCTACACCACCAAGCGCCAGAGCATCAGCAACCAGTCCGGCACCTGGTTCTACGTGAGCAGCGGCGTGTGGGCCGGCTACTGGATGCGGCAGTCGAGTGTCCTGTACCTGACCAGCGCTCCCATCGCGACAGTGTCGATGCCGAACGCCACCTACAGCCCGACCGTGCTCCTGACCTTCCTGAAGGGCACTCACACCGGCTACCGGTTCAGCAGCGGGGTCATGACCGCGCAGAAGAGCTACACCCTCGGCTGGAACTCAAGCGCCTACACCAGCAGACGCCAGACCGTCAGCAACCAGGCCGGCACCTGGTACTACGTCAGCAGCGGGGTGTGGGCCGGCTACTGGCTGCGCGCCTCGGACGTGGTCTACCTCAAGCCCTGA
- the mreC gene encoding rod shape-determining protein MreC, producing MLDGSPHRRSRAGLWFAAGTVVSLLLLLTSRTPQALALQEVTAHALDPLHGAIGGVGAGISGFFTTIGEIDRLRSENDRLRGELAGAEARLAELREAAAENAELRGLLGLTTSMQMDLLPVRILGRDPSNFTWEVGIDAGTNDGVRIGMPVVAAADGSGALAGTVIATGSDSATVRLLVDARASVVAIDQQSRALGLVRGQLGGQLVMVQVRATDLAAVGDTIASAGLTLTDAGGAAIGRSPYPRGLLIGTIQALELDADGLTQTAFVRPAVDFSAVGRLLVVLHFDQD from the coding sequence ATGCTCGACGGCAGCCCGCACCGTCGGTCGCGTGCCGGCCTCTGGTTTGCGGCCGGCACCGTCGTCTCGTTGCTCCTGCTGCTCACCTCCCGCACGCCTCAGGCGCTGGCGCTGCAAGAGGTCACGGCACATGCGCTGGACCCGCTCCACGGCGCGATCGGCGGCGTGGGGGCGGGGATCTCGGGCTTCTTCACGACCATCGGGGAGATCGACCGGCTGCGATCGGAGAACGACCGCCTGCGGGGGGAGCTGGCGGGTGCCGAGGCACGGCTGGCCGAGCTGCGGGAGGCCGCGGCCGAGAACGCCGAGCTGCGGGGCCTGCTCGGCCTCACCACCTCGATGCAGATGGATCTGCTGCCGGTCCGGATCCTTGGACGGGATCCCAGCAACTTCACCTGGGAGGTCGGGATCGACGCTGGCACGAATGACGGCGTCAGGATCGGGATGCCGGTGGTTGCCGCGGCCGATGGGTCCGGAGCGTTGGCGGGCACTGTGATCGCCACCGGTTCCGACTCAGCAACCGTACGCCTGCTTGTTGACGCGCGTGCCAGCGTGGTGGCGATCGATCAGCAGTCGCGCGCCCTTGGCCTGGTGCGCGGTCAGCTCGGGGGGCAGCTGGTCATGGTCCAGGTGCGCGCCACCGACCTGGCTGCCGTCGGGGACACGATTGCCAGCGCGGGCCTGACCCTGACCGATGCGGGCGGCGCCGCGATCGGGCGCAGCCCGTACCCGCGCGGGCTGTTGATCGGAACGATCCAGGCCCTCGAGCTGGATGCCGACGGCCTCACCCAGACCGCGTTCGTGCGTCCTGCCGTCGACTTCTCGGCCGTCGGGCGCCTCCTGGTGGTGCTCCACTTCGACCAGGACTAG
- a CDS encoding glycosyl hydrolase family 18 protein gives MIRRILALVTLLIVLAGSASAPPMALAGGPPIPPLRADGPVVLPNARVLPMKPDWVQESSVQAEMLAEHANDRLTFEPGARPRRLGEAGATFGLASGGPSSIIPLSLAAPSGAEAPLATTAALPNGMRKEILGFLPYWMLDAGSLQWMQYQLVTTIAYFGVAARADGTLATSSGGSPTPGWSGWNSAAMTNVINAAHAKGVRVVLTVTMMAWDGGAAQAALLGSATARAALVNSIVTTVRNRAADGVNLDFEPVSTTLRDQYTSFVRQLKAGLVAAGVGSYLTVCTMAGAATWSTGYDLAGLTAAGAANAVFVMGYDYSWSGSARAGGVAPMDSPYILDVRESVDDYLSIIPGGKIIWGVPYYGRTWLTTSNALNATVRAGTSGSSKAYFYTGARNLAAKYGRLWDNVGKVPWFRYYDSAKATWVEGYYDDAVSLAAKYDMVNQKNLAGTGMWTLLMDQGDNALWALLANKFVNDTTPPAGGIATLPALSSTVTLKVTWRATDVGSGVKSYSVQVHDRSTSTWVPWLTGTTATTASYTGVPGHAYDFRVAAVDYKGNTQPWLPSLAAPGATLKIGGFARVAVDTLNVRSGAGTGFSTLAQLSSGATVAVLAGPIAAGGYQWYQVQFDYKEWPSADYPRTGWAASGSGGTAYLVPTKPPNMITISATADPAPTLAARNPGVNATGVATTVQPYVRFDRVVTGVSTSTFLLKRTGSGSLAGTVTSAGDGMQYTFHPSLPLVAGATYTVTLSTAIKSSAGVALAPTSWNFTAAWPSGAVTFSPAVLLTFKQGTHTGYKFSSAGAMTAVKSYTLGWNSSAYTSKRQGISNQSGTWFYVSSGVWAGHWIRQSSVVYLASAPVAAVSMTNATFTPARTLVFKEGTHTGYRFSSTGVMTAQKSYTLGGGSSASTTKRQSITNQSGTWFYVSSGVWAGYWLRASDVVFLKP, from the coding sequence GTGATCCGACGCATCCTCGCCCTCGTCACCCTCCTCATCGTCCTTGCCGGGTCGGCATCGGCCCCTCCGATGGCACTCGCCGGCGGCCCGCCGATTCCCCCGCTGCGCGCCGACGGGCCTGTCGTCCTGCCCAATGCGCGCGTACTGCCGATGAAGCCTGACTGGGTTCAGGAGTCCTCCGTTCAGGCAGAGATGCTGGCCGAGCACGCCAACGATCGCCTCACCTTCGAGCCGGGGGCCAGGCCCCGCAGGCTCGGGGAGGCAGGCGCGACGTTTGGACTCGCCTCGGGCGGACCATCGTCGATCATCCCGCTCAGCCTGGCCGCCCCCTCGGGTGCCGAGGCCCCCCTCGCAACCACGGCGGCGTTGCCGAACGGGATGCGCAAGGAGATTCTCGGCTTCCTGCCCTACTGGATGCTCGACGCGGGATCGCTGCAATGGATGCAGTACCAGCTGGTCACCACCATCGCCTACTTTGGGGTTGCAGCGCGCGCAGATGGCACCCTGGCCACCAGCAGCGGTGGCTCGCCCACGCCCGGCTGGAGCGGCTGGAACTCGGCCGCCATGACCAACGTGATCAATGCCGCGCATGCCAAGGGCGTGCGGGTGGTCCTGACGGTCACCATGATGGCCTGGGACGGCGGAGCCGCACAGGCGGCTCTGCTCGGCAGCGCCACCGCCCGGGCGGCGCTGGTCAACTCCATCGTGACCACGGTGCGCAACCGCGCCGCGGACGGCGTGAACCTGGACTTCGAGCCGGTCTCGACGACGCTCCGCGACCAGTACACCAGCTTCGTCCGCCAGCTGAAGGCCGGCCTCGTGGCGGCGGGCGTCGGTTCGTACCTGACCGTGTGCACCATGGCAGGCGCGGCTACCTGGTCGACCGGGTACGACCTGGCCGGGCTGACCGCGGCGGGTGCAGCCAACGCGGTCTTCGTCATGGGCTATGACTACAGCTGGTCCGGATCCGCGCGTGCCGGCGGCGTCGCTCCGATGGATTCGCCCTACATCCTCGACGTGCGCGAATCGGTCGATGACTACCTGTCGATCATCCCCGGCGGCAAGATCATCTGGGGCGTTCCGTACTACGGCCGGACGTGGCTGACGACGAGCAACGCACTGAATGCCACTGTGCGGGCCGGCACGTCCGGCTCGTCCAAGGCCTACTTCTACACGGGCGCGCGCAACCTGGCCGCGAAGTACGGACGCCTCTGGGACAACGTGGGCAAGGTGCCCTGGTTCAGGTACTACGACTCCGCCAAGGCCACGTGGGTCGAGGGCTACTACGACGACGCCGTCTCTCTGGCGGCGAAGTACGACATGGTCAACCAGAAGAACCTGGCCGGGACGGGGATGTGGACCCTGCTCATGGACCAGGGCGACAACGCCCTGTGGGCGCTTCTCGCCAACAAGTTCGTCAACGACACCACGCCTCCGGCGGGCGGGATTGCCACCCTGCCGGCACTGTCCAGCACCGTCACGCTCAAGGTGACCTGGAGGGCCACTGACGTGGGGTCGGGCGTGAAGTCCTATTCGGTGCAGGTCCACGACCGCTCGACCTCGACCTGGGTCCCCTGGCTGACCGGAACCACTGCCACCACTGCCTCATACACCGGCGTGCCGGGGCATGCCTACGACTTCCGTGTTGCGGCCGTCGACTACAAGGGCAACACGCAGCCCTGGCTCCCGTCGCTGGCCGCGCCGGGGGCGACGCTCAAGATCGGTGGCTTCGCGCGTGTGGCGGTCGACACGCTGAACGTCCGTTCCGGCGCGGGGACCGGCTTCTCCACGCTGGCTCAGCTCTCGTCGGGTGCGACCGTGGCCGTGCTGGCGGGTCCGATCGCCGCAGGTGGCTACCAGTGGTACCAGGTCCAGTTCGACTACAAGGAGTGGCCATCTGCCGACTACCCGCGAACCGGGTGGGCGGCCTCTGGCAGCGGCGGCACCGCCTACCTCGTCCCCACCAAGCCTCCCAACATGATCACCATCTCTGCCACCGCAGACCCTGCGCCGACATTGGCCGCCCGCAACCCCGGAGTGAATGCCACCGGAGTGGCGACCACCGTCCAGCCCTATGTCCGCTTCGACCGGGTCGTGACCGGCGTCAGCACCAGCACCTTCCTCCTGAAGCGGACCGGCAGCGGCAGCCTGGCCGGCACCGTCACCAGTGCGGGTGATGGGATGCAGTACACCTTCCATCCGTCGCTGCCGTTGGTCGCTGGGGCCACCTATACCGTCACCCTCAGCACGGCCATCAAGAGCTCAGCGGGCGTGGCCCTGGCGCCCACCTCCTGGAACTTCACCGCGGCGTGGCCCTCCGGGGCCGTCACCTTTAGCCCGGCCGTGCTCCTGACGTTCAAGCAGGGCACCCACACCGGCTACAAGTTCAGCAGCGCCGGGGCCATGACCGCGGTCAAGAGCTATACCCTCGGCTGGAACTCGAGCGCCTACACCAGCAAGCGCCAGGGCATCAGCAACCAGTCCGGCACCTGGTTCTACGTGAGCAGCGGCGTGTGGGCCGGTCACTGGATCCGACAGTCGAGCGTGGTGTACCTCGCCAGCGCTCCGGTCGCCGCGGTGTCGATGACGAACGCCACCTTCACCCCGGCAAGGACGCTCGTCTTCAAGGAGGGCACCCATACCGGCTACCGGTTCAGCAGCACTGGCGTCATGACTGCGCAGAAGAGCTACACCCTGGGTGGCGGGTCCAGCGCCAGCACCACCAAACGCCAGAGCATCACCAACCAGTCCGGCACCTGGTTCTACGTGAGCAGCGGCGTATGGGCCGGCTACTGGCTGCGCGCCTCGGACGTGGTCTTCCTCAAGCCCTGA
- the glgB gene encoding 1,4-alpha-glucan branching protein GlgB, with protein MADEQQPARPWQVLGSHLRRVGGTDGVAFSVWAPNARRVSVTGAFCNWHDDAVSMTLSSATGIWECFVPGVKAGDRYRYVVRGADGRTRHKADPYGQSMDLPPGSASHVATPSAHAWSDDGWLEERSRRDLQRSPMRIYEVHLGSWRRGPRGRFLTYAELGPLLAEHCIRHGFTHIELLPLAEHPFYASWGYQVTAFHAPTARYGTPDQLRGMVDLLHQSGIGVILDWVPAHFARDAYGLARFDGTHLYEDPDPQRREHPEWGSLVFNFGRAEIRDFLIGNARYWLEEFHVDGLRVDAVASMLYLDYARKRAQWTPNVQGGNHNLEAIAFLRELNTRCRIGLPGVITIAEESTDFTGVSRPVADGGLGFDLKWDLGWMHDTLVYFHKRPDRRRLHRREITFRGFYLDNERWVLPLSHDEVVHGKGTLLGKMPGKGERQFASLRSLVANQVGQPGKKLLFMGTELAPEREWNHDRQLPWKEAEGDVARIGYARLLNDLAALYHSSPSLWAGDADPAGFAWIDGEGTADASVVAWVRRGALPGMQEQMTVVVQNGAATSRHGYLLGLPVSGRWDELLNTDSESYGGTNVGNGGSVWAEAHPWGGQPASAQVIVPPRGTLFLRPSADQPAGSLRAWASVPAG; from the coding sequence ATGGCCGACGAGCAACAGCCCGCACGACCCTGGCAGGTCCTCGGCTCGCACCTCCGCAGGGTCGGCGGGACCGATGGGGTGGCGTTCTCGGTGTGGGCGCCCAACGCGCGGCGGGTCAGCGTGACCGGAGCGTTCTGCAACTGGCACGACGACGCCGTGTCCATGACCTTGTCATCCGCCACTGGCATCTGGGAGTGCTTCGTCCCCGGCGTGAAGGCGGGCGATCGCTACCGGTACGTCGTCCGCGGAGCCGATGGCCGAACCAGGCACAAGGCCGATCCCTACGGGCAGTCGATGGACCTTCCGCCCGGAAGCGCGAGCCACGTGGCGACGCCATCGGCGCACGCCTGGTCGGACGACGGCTGGCTGGAGGAGCGGTCGCGGCGCGATCTCCAGCGCTCTCCAATGCGGATCTACGAGGTCCACCTCGGCTCGTGGCGACGCGGACCACGAGGCAGGTTCCTGACCTACGCGGAGCTGGGGCCGCTCCTCGCCGAGCACTGCATTCGGCACGGATTCACCCACATCGAGCTGCTCCCGCTCGCCGAGCACCCGTTCTATGCATCGTGGGGCTACCAGGTGACGGCGTTCCACGCCCCGACCGCGCGCTACGGGACCCCGGATCAACTGCGCGGCATGGTCGACCTGCTCCATCAGTCTGGGATCGGCGTGATCCTCGACTGGGTGCCGGCGCACTTCGCACGTGATGCGTATGGGCTCGCCCGCTTCGACGGGACACACCTCTACGAGGATCCCGACCCGCAGCGACGGGAGCACCCCGAATGGGGCAGCCTCGTTTTCAACTTCGGGCGGGCGGAGATCCGCGACTTCCTGATCGGCAATGCTCGCTACTGGCTGGAGGAGTTCCACGTCGACGGGCTGCGGGTCGACGCCGTCGCCTCGATGCTCTACCTCGACTACGCGCGCAAACGCGCCCAGTGGACGCCGAACGTCCAGGGTGGCAACCACAACCTCGAGGCGATCGCCTTCCTGCGCGAGCTGAACACGCGGTGTCGCATCGGGCTTCCCGGGGTGATCACGATCGCCGAGGAGTCGACCGATTTCACTGGCGTCAGCCGCCCGGTGGCCGACGGCGGCCTCGGTTTCGACCTCAAGTGGGACCTCGGCTGGATGCACGACACGCTGGTCTACTTCCACAAGCGACCCGACAGGCGCCGGCTCCATCGTCGCGAGATCACCTTCCGGGGGTTCTACCTGGACAACGAGCGATGGGTCCTGCCCCTCTCGCACGACGAAGTCGTCCACGGCAAGGGCACCTTGCTTGGGAAGATGCCGGGCAAGGGTGAACGGCAGTTTGCGAGTCTTCGGTCGCTCGTCGCCAACCAGGTCGGTCAGCCGGGGAAGAAGCTGCTGTTCATGGGCACCGAACTGGCCCCTGAGCGGGAATGGAACCACGATCGCCAGCTTCCGTGGAAGGAGGCTGAAGGCGATGTCGCGCGGATCGGCTATGCAAGGCTGCTCAACGACCTCGCCGCGCTGTATCACTCGTCACCGTCGCTCTGGGCAGGGGACGCCGACCCCGCAGGCTTCGCATGGATCGACGGCGAGGGGACAGCCGATGCTTCGGTCGTGGCCTGGGTGCGTCGTGGGGCACTTCCGGGCATGCAGGAGCAGATGACGGTCGTGGTGCAGAACGGCGCTGCCACTTCTCGCCATGGGTACCTCCTGGGGCTTCCCGTCTCCGGCCGGTGGGACGAGCTGCTCAACACCGACTCAGAGTCTTACGGCGGCACCAATGTGGGAAACGGTGGAAGCGTGTGGGCCGAGGCGCACCCCTGGGGCGGGCAGCCCGCGTCGGCACAGGTCATCGTCCCCCCGCGAGGCACCCTCTTCCTGCGCCCCTCGGCGGACCAGCCGGCGGGGAGCCTTAGGGCTTGGGCGAGCGTCCCAGCAGGATGA
- a CDS encoding rod shape-determining protein — translation MGIFDGLLGLLSHDVGIDLGTANTLVTVRHRGIVISEPSVVAMDTRTKRVLAIGAEAKRMVGRTPANIVAIRPLRDGVISDFDVTEQMIRYFIQKVHDRYARIPRPRVLVGIPSGVTEVEKRAVRDATLNAGARWARLIEEPMAAAIGAGLPVSEPTGSLIVDIGGGTTEVAVISLGGIVVSRSIRIGGDEMDVDIVSFARREYNLLMGERTAEEIKIAVGSAYPMDNPRTVTFRGRDLLTGLPRGVEVGSDQIREALEPSVAQIIDAIKETIEETPPELVADIMDQGIVLAGGGALLIGLDKRVAEATQMPVHVADDPLTCVVRGTGRVLEELDTLERVMVSEQFTRAPR, via the coding sequence TTGGGCATCTTCGACGGCCTGCTCGGGCTCCTCTCGCACGACGTGGGGATCGACCTCGGCACGGCCAATACGCTCGTCACGGTGCGCCATCGCGGAATCGTGATCTCGGAGCCGAGCGTGGTCGCCATGGACACGCGCACGAAGCGGGTGCTCGCGATCGGCGCCGAGGCCAAGCGAATGGTGGGCCGCACGCCGGCCAACATCGTCGCCATCCGCCCCCTCCGCGACGGGGTGATCAGCGACTTCGACGTCACCGAGCAGATGATCCGGTACTTCATCCAGAAAGTGCACGACCGATACGCCCGCATCCCGCGGCCGCGCGTCCTGGTCGGCATCCCGTCAGGCGTGACCGAGGTCGAGAAGCGCGCCGTCCGGGATGCGACGCTGAACGCCGGCGCGCGCTGGGCGCGCCTGATCGAGGAACCGATGGCCGCGGCGATCGGGGCCGGGTTGCCGGTCAGCGAGCCGACGGGGTCGTTGATCGTGGACATCGGGGGCGGTACCACCGAGGTCGCGGTCATCAGCCTGGGTGGGATCGTGGTCAGCCGCTCGATCCGGATCGGCGGAGACGAGATGGACGTGGACATCGTCAGCTTCGCCCGCCGCGAGTACAACCTGCTGATGGGCGAGCGCACCGCCGAGGAGATCAAGATCGCGGTCGGATCGGCCTACCCGATGGACAACCCACGCACGGTCACCTTCCGCGGGCGAGACCTGCTGACCGGTTTGCCGCGCGGCGTCGAGGTGGGGAGCGACCAGATCCGCGAGGCGCTGGAGCCCTCCGTGGCGCAGATCATCGACGCCATCAAGGAGACGATCGAGGAGACGCCGCCCGAGCTGGTGGCGGACATCATGGACCAGGGGATCGTCCTCGCCGGCGGCGGCGCGCTGCTCATCGGCCTCGACAAGCGGGTCGCCGAGGCGACGCAGATGCCGGTCCACGTCGCGGACGACCCGCTGACCTGCGTCGTGCGCGGTACGGGGCGCGTCCTGGAGGAGCTCGACACGCTCGAGCGGGTGATGGTGAGCGAGCAGTTCACCCGCGCCCCGCGCTAG